A window of Pseudodesulfovibrio hydrargyri contains these coding sequences:
- the hslV gene encoding ATP-dependent protease subunit HslV, translated as MELRGTTIVAVKDENGTAVAGDGQVTMGQSVAMKHTARKVRRIYKDKVVIGFAGATADAFTLSERFETKLETYSGNLLRAAVELAKDWRTDKYLRKLEAMLLAADGEHILIISGTGDVIEPDDGVAAIGSGGSYALAAARALQQNTDLKAETIARKAMEIAADICVYTNNHITIETQSK; from the coding sequence ATGGAACTCAGAGGAACGACCATCGTAGCGGTCAAGGACGAAAACGGCACGGCCGTGGCCGGAGACGGCCAGGTGACCATGGGCCAGAGCGTGGCCATGAAACACACGGCCCGCAAGGTCCGGCGCATCTACAAGGACAAGGTCGTCATCGGCTTCGCCGGAGCCACCGCCGACGCCTTCACCCTGTCCGAGCGGTTCGAGACCAAGCTCGAGACCTATTCCGGCAACCTGCTCCGGGCCGCCGTGGAACTGGCCAAGGACTGGCGCACGGACAAGTACCTGCGCAAGCTCGAGGCCATGCTGCTGGCCGCGGACGGCGAACACATCCTGATCATCTCGGGCACCGGCGACGTCATCGAACCCGACGACGGCGTGGCCGCCATCGGTTCGGGCGGCTCCTACGCCCTGGCAGCGGCCCGCGCCCTGCAACAGAATACCGACCTCAAGGCCGAAACCATCGCCCGCAAGGCCATGGAGATCGCGGCCGACATCTGCGTCTACACCAACAACCACATCACCATCGAGACGCAGTCGAAGTAG
- a CDS encoding sensor histidine kinase, which produces MADSGRRETTARIPPGGLRWLIFGRRSRGGHSYPLLGILALAVICAVALPLTNALVIYPAYTKIMIDTFEEAAQRLAVLTIPPSIKHTRLSPAVLDTPRFLADVYRLESDFGLLKVRVFAPDGRILYSTATGEIDEVESGKIFTGTVSKGRRYARLGELRSEAATVETVETFVPLMRGPDFLGAFELVFDVTGPKQELERFNLYATAGSFAISFALLGVVLLLLRQEAAKEHSRLQAEKLREDVEQITRHDIKTPLLGVLNGITYLENYTTLDRDQKDMLDDMRHTANTGMDLISRSLDLYKMETGTYVYTPAEVDILNVCRRVADDLAELALTREVTLEALFGDGPIAREDTLLLSTEENLFYAVLANLVKNALEASGTGDTVTVRMKADGDFTVAVHNPAPVPESVRANFFDKYATSGKRSGTGLGTYSARLMVEVMGGRIDMDSSEESGTTVTVTLPR; this is translated from the coding sequence ATGGCCGACAGCGGACGCCGTGAAACGACCGCCCGCATCCCTCCAGGTGGGCTGCGCTGGCTGATCTTCGGCCGCCGCAGCCGGGGCGGGCACAGCTACCCCCTGCTCGGCATCCTGGCCCTGGCCGTGATCTGCGCCGTGGCCCTGCCCCTGACCAACGCCCTGGTCATCTATCCCGCCTACACCAAGATAATGATCGACACCTTCGAGGAGGCGGCCCAGCGGCTGGCCGTGCTGACCATCCCGCCGTCCATCAAGCACACCCGCCTGAGCCCGGCGGTCCTGGACACGCCCCGGTTCCTGGCCGACGTCTACCGGCTGGAAAGCGACTTCGGCCTGCTCAAGGTCCGGGTGTTCGCGCCGGACGGAAGGATCCTCTACTCCACGGCCACGGGCGAGATCGACGAGGTCGAGTCCGGGAAGATATTCACGGGCACGGTCTCCAAGGGCAGACGATACGCCCGTCTGGGAGAGCTGCGAAGCGAGGCCGCGACCGTGGAAACGGTGGAGACCTTCGTGCCGCTCATGCGCGGTCCGGATTTCCTGGGGGCCTTCGAACTGGTCTTCGACGTGACCGGGCCCAAACAGGAGCTGGAGCGGTTCAACCTCTACGCCACGGCGGGCTCGTTCGCCATCAGCTTCGCCCTGCTCGGCGTGGTCCTGCTCCTGTTGCGCCAGGAGGCGGCCAAGGAGCATTCACGGCTGCAGGCCGAAAAGCTGCGCGAGGACGTGGAGCAGATCACCCGCCACGACATCAAGACCCCGCTGCTGGGCGTGCTGAACGGCATCACCTACCTGGAGAACTACACCACCCTGGACCGGGATCAAAAGGACATGCTCGACGACATGCGCCACACGGCGAACACCGGCATGGACCTGATCAGCCGCTCCCTGGACCTCTACAAGATGGAGACCGGGACCTATGTATACACCCCGGCGGAGGTGGACATTCTGAACGTCTGCCGGAGGGTGGCCGACGACCTGGCCGAACTGGCCCTCACCAGGGAAGTGACCCTGGAGGCCCTGTTCGGGGACGGGCCGATCGCGCGCGAGGACACCCTGCTCCTGTCCACCGAGGAAAACCTGTTCTACGCGGTCCTGGCCAACCTGGTCAAAAACGCGCTCGAGGCCTCCGGGACCGGCGACACGGTGACCGTGCGCATGAAGGCGGACGGCGATTTCACCGTGGCCGTGCACAACCCCGCCCCGGTGCCCGAGTCCGTGCGCGCCAACTTCTTCGACAAGTACGCTACGTCCGGGAAACGTTCCGGCACGGGGCTCGGCACCTATTCGGCCCGGCTCATGGTCGAGGTCATGGGCGGCCGCATAGACATGGATTCGTCCGAGGAGAGCGGCACCACCGTGACCGTGACCCTGCCACGCTGA
- the speB gene encoding agmatinase: protein MRLIPILGVPLDHNSSYLRGSARGPFSLVGALHCDSANLWTETGFDLGPVLDHRGALELGEPEAAFQVIEEAAAQVGNDRPIFLGGDHSVTYPLVRGLKRTVGDFAILHFDAHPDCYHEFEGNPHSHACPFARIMEEGLCTRLVSVGIRTAHGHQRKQREKFGIQWLEMKDRAHWPVLSFDVPVYVSVDLDALDPAFAPGVSHHEPGGMSTRELLDVLHAVDAPIIGADIVELNPDRDLNGVTAMVGAKILREIAGMMISA, encoded by the coding sequence ATGCGACTCATCCCGATCCTCGGCGTCCCGCTGGACCACAACTCTTCCTACCTGCGCGGCTCGGCCAGGGGACCCTTCTCCCTGGTCGGGGCCCTGCACTGCGACTCGGCCAACCTGTGGACCGAGACCGGCTTCGACCTGGGGCCGGTCCTCGACCACCGGGGCGCGCTCGAACTGGGCGAACCGGAAGCGGCGTTCCAGGTGATTGAGGAGGCCGCGGCCCAGGTCGGCAACGACCGTCCCATATTCCTTGGCGGCGACCACTCCGTGACCTACCCGCTGGTCCGGGGACTGAAGCGGACCGTGGGCGATTTCGCCATCCTGCACTTCGACGCCCATCCGGACTGCTACCACGAGTTCGAAGGCAACCCGCACTCCCACGCCTGCCCGTTCGCCCGGATCATGGAGGAAGGATTGTGCACCCGGCTGGTCTCGGTGGGCATCCGCACGGCCCACGGCCACCAGCGGAAGCAGCGGGAGAAGTTCGGCATCCAGTGGCTGGAGATGAAGGACCGGGCGCACTGGCCCGTCCTCTCCTTTGACGTGCCGGTCTACGTCAGCGTGGACCTGGACGCCCTGGACCCGGCATTCGCGCCGGGCGTTTCCCACCACGAACCGGGCGGCATGAGCACGCGCGAGCTGCTGGACGTCCTCCACGCGGTGGACGCGCCGATCATCGGGGCGGACATCGTGGAGCTCAATCCGGACCGGGACCTGAACGGGGTCACGGCCATGGTCGGGGCGAAGATCCTGCGCGAGATCGCCGGGATGATGATCTCGGCCTGA
- a CDS encoding O-acetyl-ADP-ribose deacetylase, translated as MQKTWSAGPGRLSVREGDITRLNVDAIVNAANSRLAGGGGVDGAIHHAAGIDLLQAACREIIREIGSLPPGEAVLTPGFNLSASHIIHTVGPIWRGGDDNEPALLGNAYRNSLRLAHRHELRTVAFPAISCGVYGYPVEDAARIALSALMEGLEQGLVTEAVMVLHGETAFRTWSRIAEDIL; from the coding sequence ATGCAGAAAACATGGAGCGCAGGCCCCGGACGGCTCTCGGTCCGCGAAGGCGACATCACCCGGCTCAACGTGGACGCCATCGTCAATGCGGCCAATTCCCGGCTGGCCGGTGGCGGCGGCGTGGACGGAGCCATCCACCACGCGGCGGGCATCGACCTGCTCCAGGCCGCCTGCCGGGAGATCATCCGGGAAATCGGCTCCCTGCCACCGGGCGAGGCGGTCCTGACCCCGGGCTTCAACCTTTCCGCATCCCATATCATCCACACCGTCGGCCCCATCTGGCGCGGCGGCGACGACAACGAGCCCGCGCTCCTGGGCAACGCCTACCGCAACAGCCTGCGGCTCGCGCACCGACACGAATTACGCACCGTGGCCTTCCCGGCCATCTCCTGCGGCGTCTACGGCTACCCGGTCGAGGACGCGGCGCGCATCGCGCTCTCCGCCCTCATGGAGGGGCTGGAACAGGGGCTGGTCACCGAGGCGGTCATGGTCCTGCACGGCGAGACGGCCTTCCGCACCTGGTCGCGCATCGCCGAAGACATCCTGTAA
- a CDS encoding response regulator gives MSKSETILLVDDQPENISIMIEALHSLYTLLAATDGATALERVAGDPRPDLVLLDVMMPGMSGHEVCREIKGDPVTRDIPVIFVTSLDAPDDEARGLRIGASDYITKPISPPVVQARVRAHLDLKRAREQLQSQNTALEERVRERTAEVVQAQKERVESLKHFADAMAHQIRNPVMSIGGIAGLLLRKTPEDSPLATYAEAVREDSLRLESLVGVISEYVSLSAEPFREVQINGLVESALNKARGFADSSGQDLAVESGLQPALVKVDERIMVTAMAEIIINAMEFAGEERASLTIRGGVGMFGDELAEAGLSGSAGRRYGVRISDAGPGIDREVLPYVTDPFYTTKAQGAGMGLTKVKRVICDEHGGTLLIESPAASSENLSRPGTSVTFDLPLA, from the coding sequence ATGAGCAAGTCCGAGACCATACTCCTTGTGGACGACCAGCCCGAGAACATCAGCATCATGATCGAGGCGCTGCACTCCCTGTACACCCTGTTGGCGGCCACCGACGGGGCCACGGCGCTCGAGCGCGTGGCGGGCGACCCCAGGCCGGACCTGGTCCTGCTGGACGTGATGATGCCGGGCATGAGCGGCCACGAGGTCTGCCGGGAGATCAAGGGCGACCCGGTCACGCGGGACATTCCGGTCATCTTCGTGACCTCCCTGGACGCCCCGGACGACGAGGCCAGGGGGTTGCGCATCGGGGCCTCGGACTACATCACCAAGCCCATCAGCCCGCCTGTGGTCCAGGCCCGGGTGCGCGCGCACCTGGACCTCAAGCGGGCCCGGGAGCAGTTGCAGAGCCAGAACACGGCCCTGGAGGAGCGGGTCCGGGAGCGGACCGCCGAGGTCGTCCAGGCGCAGAAGGAGCGGGTCGAGAGCCTCAAGCATTTTGCCGACGCCATGGCCCACCAGATCCGCAATCCGGTCATGTCCATCGGCGGCATCGCCGGGCTGCTGCTGCGCAAGACCCCGGAGGACAGCCCGCTGGCGACCTATGCCGAGGCCGTGCGCGAGGACAGCCTGCGGCTGGAGAGTCTGGTCGGGGTGATCAGCGAGTACGTGTCCCTGTCCGCCGAGCCGTTTAGGGAGGTGCAGATCAACGGGTTGGTGGAGTCGGCCCTGAACAAGGCGCGCGGCTTCGCCGATTCGTCGGGGCAGGACCTGGCGGTGGAGAGCGGGCTGCAGCCCGCCCTGGTCAAGGTGGACGAGCGGATCATGGTCACGGCCATGGCCGAGATCATCATCAACGCCATGGAGTTCGCCGGGGAGGAGCGCGCCAGCCTGACCATCCGGGGCGGGGTGGGCATGTTCGGGGACGAACTGGCCGAGGCCGGGCTGTCCGGATCGGCGGGCCGGCGCTACGGCGTGCGCATCAGCGACGCGGGGCCGGGCATCGACAGGGAGGTCCTGCCGTACGTGACCGACCCCTTCTACACCACCAAGGCGCAGGGTGCGGGCATGGGGCTGACCAAGGTCAAGCGGGTCATCTGCGACGAGCACGGCGGGACCCTGCTCATCGAGTCGCCCGCCGCGTCCTCCGAAAACCTGAGCCGCCCGGGAACCTCGGTGACCTTCGACCTGCCCTTGGCCTAG
- a CDS encoding mechanosensitive ion channel domain-containing protein, with protein MSKRAVSVAIFLCLVCHLAAPLAALGASPASLAAVTGGSGKAKKTVIPPDATPGQLNEILASMSDQQVRRLLIEELRKDAVPPATDKGPGGVAGAIVHARQFVQKVRERFAYLFSGAAQAPTLLPEAFRESVTGAGVHPPGELGLGLLAVTVLWFLSRWFVARRLAGLRRRIEDVDPGASLPVKAGRLLVRSFFDVLAVACVALITLIPYLLIFNEPAKGRPVIFVWLAAMLIVEVVRLAARFVLAPAMGAIRFLPLSDNAARYLYKWIVRVAWVVAVGILASSLVGMTRGSELVFLLIVSATGFVVAATVSLLALWNKRPVAEAIRRAVPPRSLRFQLAGAWHVGVIVYALGFWFFWVAAMLVFGNHAMLTGIYTLLLVPAYLLVDWGCQRLVGFAAGLAETPLDDMGGQTVVEGVPDISRFQHFLSVGFRVLVLAGAAFLLLRIWGIDLALGEATVGAGIDILLTLVLAYIFWVFISNYIERRLKAKTEPGEEHGDGEGGGGPGGDRFSTLLQLVKKFIFAGLSVVTVLIILSSLGVDIGPLIAGASVFGIAIGFGAQTLVKDIISGIFFLMDDAFRVGDYIIVGNAMGTVEEISVRSFKLRHHLGPLYTIPFGSIKEVQNMTRDWAVMKLQYLVPFDTDIHEIKKIIKKINKEIRAVPELNEFMLSDIKSQGVKAMEQYGMRMRVKFMTKPGGQFTLRKLVLAKMRKYFAEAGIEFAKPRVSVHIPERERLTPEGEAHVAAAASQIVAEEQSGKKKKH; from the coding sequence ATGTCGAAGCGAGCCGTGTCCGTGGCCATATTCCTGTGTCTGGTCTGCCACCTGGCCGCGCCCTTGGCCGCCCTCGGGGCGTCCCCGGCCTCCCTGGCCGCCGTGACCGGCGGGTCCGGCAAGGCCAAGAAGACGGTCATCCCGCCCGACGCCACCCCCGGCCAGCTGAACGAGATCCTGGCCTCCATGAGCGACCAGCAGGTCCGCCGCCTGCTCATCGAGGAACTGCGCAAGGACGCGGTTCCCCCGGCGACCGACAAGGGACCCGGGGGCGTGGCCGGGGCCATAGTCCATGCCCGGCAGTTCGTCCAGAAGGTCCGGGAACGGTTCGCCTACCTCTTTTCCGGCGCGGCCCAGGCCCCGACGCTGCTGCCCGAGGCCTTCCGCGAGTCCGTGACCGGCGCGGGCGTGCACCCGCCCGGGGAGCTCGGCCTGGGGCTGCTCGCGGTCACGGTCCTGTGGTTCCTGTCTCGCTGGTTCGTGGCCCGCCGTCTGGCCGGGCTGCGCAGGCGCATCGAGGACGTGGACCCGGGCGCGTCCCTGCCGGTCAAGGCGGGACGGCTGCTGGTCCGGTCGTTCTTCGACGTGCTCGCCGTGGCCTGCGTGGCCCTGATCACCCTGATCCCGTACCTGCTCATCTTCAACGAGCCCGCCAAGGGCCGTCCGGTCATCTTCGTCTGGCTGGCCGCCATGCTCATCGTGGAGGTGGTTCGGCTGGCCGCGCGTTTCGTTCTGGCCCCGGCAATGGGGGCCATCCGCTTCCTGCCGCTTTCGGACAACGCGGCCCGCTACCTGTACAAGTGGATCGTGCGCGTGGCTTGGGTGGTGGCCGTGGGCATCCTGGCCAGCTCCCTGGTGGGCATGACCCGGGGCAGCGAGCTGGTCTTCCTGCTCATCGTGTCCGCCACCGGCTTCGTCGTGGCGGCCACGGTCAGTCTGCTGGCCCTGTGGAACAAGCGGCCGGTGGCCGAGGCCATCCGCCGGGCCGTGCCGCCCCGCAGCCTGCGCTTCCAGTTGGCCGGGGCGTGGCATGTGGGCGTCATCGTCTATGCCCTGGGTTTCTGGTTCTTCTGGGTGGCCGCCATGCTGGTCTTCGGCAATCACGCCATGCTCACCGGCATCTACACCTTGCTCCTGGTCCCGGCTTACCTGCTGGTGGACTGGGGCTGCCAGAGGTTGGTCGGCTTTGCCGCCGGGCTGGCCGAAACGCCCCTGGACGACATGGGCGGGCAGACCGTGGTCGAGGGCGTGCCCGACATCAGCCGGTTCCAGCATTTCCTGTCCGTGGGCTTCCGGGTCCTGGTCCTGGCCGGGGCCGCGTTTTTGCTGCTCCGCATCTGGGGCATCGACCTGGCTCTGGGCGAGGCCACGGTGGGCGCGGGGATCGACATCCTGCTGACACTGGTTTTGGCCTATATTTTTTGGGTGTTCATCTCGAACTACATCGAGCGGCGGCTCAAGGCCAAGACCGAGCCGGGCGAGGAGCACGGGGACGGCGAGGGCGGCGGCGGGCCGGGAGGCGACCGGTTCTCGACCCTGCTCCAGCTGGTCAAGAAATTCATTTTCGCGGGGCTGTCCGTGGTCACCGTGCTGATTATCCTCTCTTCCCTGGGCGTGGACATCGGCCCGCTCATCGCGGGCGCGTCGGTCTTCGGCATCGCCATAGGCTTCGGGGCCCAGACCCTGGTCAAGGATATCATCTCCGGCATCTTCTTCCTCATGGACGACGCCTTCAGGGTGGGCGACTACATCATCGTGGGCAACGCCATGGGCACGGTGGAGGAGATTTCGGTGCGCTCCTTCAAGCTTCGGCACCACCTGGGCCCGCTGTACACCATCCCGTTCGGGTCCATCAAAGAGGTCCAGAACATGACCCGCGACTGGGCGGTCATGAAGCTGCAATACCTGGTGCCGTTCGACACGGACATCCATGAGATCAAGAAGATCATCAAGAAGATCAACAAGGAGATCCGGGCGGTGCCCGAGCTCAACGAGTTCATGCTGTCCGACATCAAGAGCCAGGGCGTCAAAGCCATGGAGCAGTACGGCATGCGCATGCGGGTCAAGTTCATGACCAAACCCGGCGGGCAGTTCACCCTGCGCAAGCTGGTCCTGGCCAAGATGCGCAAGTACTTCGCCGAGGCGGGCATCGAGTTCGCCAAGCCGCGCGTGTCCGTGCACATCCCCGAGCGGGAGCGTCTGACCCCGGAGGGGGAAGCCCACGTGGCGGCGGCCGCCTCGCAGATCGTGGCCGAGGAACAGTCGGGCAAAAAGAAGAAACATTAG
- a CDS encoding acetate--CoA ligase family protein codes for MTLKDNLHAFFHPDAVAVIGASSTPGKVGHTVVTNMLSAGYTGKLLPVNPKGGVIEGLPVTTDINDLPRGLDLAVIAVPPKFVVEAVRELGKIGAKSAIVITAGFKEAGKEGYDLEEDLKEVCGEYGISLLGPNCLGMMNGAAGVNASFAAGQPGLGSIAFFSQSGALCVAILDWALGANIGFSKFVSLGNKAVLDEADMLEYLNRDEATKVILGYIENVEHGEAFLKEARRASLNKPVIMIKSGTTAAGAKAASSHTGAIAGSDQSYNAAFHQSGVIRVGDVATLFNLAQAFSSQPLPKGPNLAVVTNAGGPGILAADAADRSRLSMAELSPRTIEKLQEFLPSYAAFYNPVDIVADADAKRYRQTLDVIGEDPMVHSILVLLTPTASVDIEKAAEAVVRTARRWAKPVFACFMGKTKVAGARKMLMEAGVPCYAFPEPAVHSIETMYQYYLWKHRPEPEYAEVTRDMEAVRKVIDDHLRRRQAEVVEFEAQQVLRAYGLPTPRTRLARTSDEAVAAAEEIGYPVVLKIASPNISHKTDVGGVAVNLVNAREVMETFKEITARAQRMRRDAYIAGCLVQEMAPPGVREVIIGFKRDEQFGPMLMFGLGGVYVEIMKDISFKLAPLSKQDAFEIVREIKSYMLLKGLRGEKPVNFAALERIIVVMSRLAQDLPEVLEAEFNPILVNNERALVADVRMTLRV; via the coding sequence TTGACCCTCAAGGACAACCTGCACGCCTTCTTCCACCCCGACGCCGTGGCCGTCATCGGGGCGTCCTCCACCCCCGGCAAGGTGGGGCACACCGTCGTGACCAACATGCTCTCGGCCGGATACACCGGCAAGCTTCTGCCCGTGAACCCCAAGGGCGGGGTGATCGAGGGGCTGCCCGTGACCACGGACATCAATGATCTGCCGCGCGGCCTGGACCTGGCCGTCATCGCGGTGCCGCCCAAATTCGTGGTCGAGGCCGTACGCGAACTCGGTAAGATCGGGGCCAAGTCGGCCATCGTCATCACCGCCGGATTCAAGGAGGCGGGCAAGGAAGGCTACGATCTCGAGGAAGATCTCAAGGAGGTATGCGGGGAATACGGCATCAGCCTGCTCGGGCCCAACTGCCTGGGCATGATGAACGGCGCGGCCGGGGTCAACGCCTCGTTCGCCGCGGGCCAGCCCGGGCTCGGCTCCATCGCCTTCTTTTCCCAGTCCGGGGCCCTGTGCGTGGCCATCCTGGACTGGGCGCTGGGCGCGAACATCGGGTTTTCCAAGTTCGTTTCCCTGGGCAACAAGGCGGTCCTGGACGAGGCGGACATGCTCGAATACCTCAACCGGGACGAGGCCACCAAGGTCATTCTCGGCTACATCGAGAACGTGGAGCACGGCGAGGCGTTTTTGAAGGAGGCCCGGCGGGCCAGCCTGAACAAGCCGGTGATCATGATCAAGTCGGGCACCACGGCGGCCGGGGCCAAGGCGGCCAGCTCGCACACCGGGGCCATCGCCGGGTCGGACCAGAGCTACAACGCCGCCTTCCATCAGTCCGGGGTCATCCGGGTGGGCGACGTGGCCACCCTGTTCAATCTGGCCCAGGCCTTTTCCAGCCAGCCCCTGCCCAAGGGCCCGAATCTGGCCGTGGTCACCAACGCGGGCGGGCCGGGCATCCTGGCCGCCGACGCGGCGGACCGCTCAAGGCTGTCCATGGCCGAGCTCTCCCCCCGGACCATCGAGAAGCTCCAGGAATTTCTCCCCAGCTACGCCGCCTTCTACAACCCGGTGGACATCGTGGCCGACGCCGACGCCAAACGCTACCGCCAGACACTCGACGTGATCGGCGAGGACCCCATGGTCCACTCCATCCTGGTCCTGCTCACGCCCACGGCCTCGGTGGACATCGAGAAGGCCGCCGAAGCGGTCGTCCGCACGGCCCGCAGATGGGCCAAGCCGGTCTTCGCCTGCTTCATGGGCAAGACCAAGGTGGCCGGGGCGCGGAAGATGCTCATGGAGGCGGGCGTGCCCTGCTACGCCTTCCCGGAGCCGGCGGTCCATTCCATCGAGACCATGTACCAGTACTATCTGTGGAAGCACCGCCCGGAGCCGGAATACGCGGAAGTTACGCGGGACATGGAAGCGGTGCGCAAGGTCATCGACGACCACCTGCGCCGCCGACAGGCCGAGGTGGTCGAGTTCGAGGCCCAGCAGGTTCTGCGGGCCTACGGTCTGCCCACCCCCAGGACCAGGCTGGCCCGCACCTCGGACGAGGCCGTGGCCGCGGCCGAGGAGATCGGCTATCCCGTGGTCCTCAAGATCGCCTCGCCGAACATCTCGCACAAGACCGACGTGGGCGGGGTCGCGGTCAACCTGGTCAATGCGCGCGAGGTCATGGAGACCTTCAAGGAGATCACGGCCCGGGCCCAGCGCATGCGCCGGGACGCCTACATCGCGGGCTGCCTGGTCCAGGAGATGGCCCCTCCGGGAGTGCGCGAGGTGATCATCGGGTTCAAGCGGGACGAGCAGTTCGGGCCCATGCTCATGTTCGGCCTGGGCGGGGTGTACGTGGAGATCATGAAGGACATCTCCTTCAAGCTCGCGCCCCTGTCCAAGCAGGACGCCTTCGAGATCGTGCGCGAGATCAAGTCCTACATGCTGCTCAAGGGGCTCAGGGGCGAAAAGCCCGTGAACTTCGCGGCGCTGGAGCGGATCATCGTGGTCATGTCCCGGCTGGCCCAGGACCTGCCCGAGGTGCTCGAGGCCGAGTTCAATCCGATCCTGGTCAACAACGAGCGGGCCCTGGTCGCGGACGTGCGCATGACCCTGCGGGTCTAG
- the hslU gene encoding ATP-dependent protease ATPase subunit HslU — protein MSNLTPREIVSELDKYIIGQEAAKRMVAIAMRNRWRRQQLDPELRDEIAPKNIILMGPTGVGKTEIARRLARLANCPFFKVEATKFTEVGYVGRDVESMIRDLMEIGVNMVRKEETEKVRIKAEKNAEERLLDLLLPGKKPQNNGPMGFFQGGQNGDVEKIEPPKEDGTREKFRQMFRSGQLDEREVEMQVTVQSGASVEIMAIPGMEEMGSNLQNAFSNMFPGKRKARKMKIKDAYQALIDEEADKLIDPDAVNELARERVEQQGILFVDEMDKIASRHDQAGGGADVSREGVQRDLLPIVEGSVVNTKYGMVKTDHILFIAAGAFHFAKPSDLIPELQGRFPLREELASLHKEEFYRILTEPKNALTVQYKALLETEGVAIDYTKEALEEISATAEKINEETENIGARRLYTIMEKILANLSFEAPDKSGNKVVIDRDYVLAQLDEVIENRDLSRYIL, from the coding sequence ATGAGCAATCTGACACCGCGTGAAATCGTATCGGAACTGGACAAATACATCATCGGCCAGGAAGCGGCCAAGCGGATGGTGGCCATCGCCATGCGCAACCGTTGGCGCAGGCAGCAGCTCGATCCGGAGCTGCGCGACGAGATCGCGCCCAAGAACATCATTCTGATGGGCCCCACGGGCGTGGGCAAGACCGAGATCGCCCGTAGGCTGGCCCGGCTGGCCAACTGCCCGTTCTTCAAGGTGGAGGCCACCAAGTTCACCGAGGTGGGCTATGTGGGTCGCGACGTGGAATCCATGATCCGCGACCTGATGGAGATCGGCGTGAACATGGTCCGCAAGGAGGAGACCGAAAAGGTCCGCATCAAGGCGGAGAAGAACGCCGAGGAGCGCCTGCTGGATCTGCTTCTGCCGGGCAAGAAGCCGCAGAACAACGGCCCCATGGGCTTTTTCCAGGGCGGCCAGAACGGCGACGTGGAGAAGATCGAGCCCCCCAAGGAGGACGGCACCCGCGAGAAGTTCCGCCAGATGTTCCGTTCCGGCCAGCTGGACGAGCGCGAGGTGGAGATGCAGGTCACGGTCCAGAGCGGGGCCTCCGTGGAGATCATGGCCATCCCCGGCATGGAGGAGATGGGCTCCAACCTGCAAAACGCCTTTTCCAACATGTTCCCGGGCAAGCGCAAGGCCCGCAAGATGAAGATCAAGGACGCCTACCAGGCGCTCATCGACGAAGAGGCGGACAAGCTCATCGACCCGGACGCGGTCAATGAGCTCGCCAGGGAGCGCGTGGAGCAGCAGGGCATCCTGTTCGTGGACGAGATGGACAAAATCGCATCGCGCCACGACCAGGCCGGGGGCGGTGCCGACGTGTCCCGCGAGGGCGTGCAGCGCGACCTGCTGCCCATCGTGGAGGGCAGCGTGGTCAACACCAAGTACGGCATGGTCAAGACCGACCACATCCTGTTCATAGCGGCGGGCGCGTTCCATTTCGCCAAGCCGTCGGACCTCATTCCGGAGCTGCAGGGCCGTTTCCCCCTGCGCGAGGAACTGGCCTCTCTGCACAAGGAGGAGTTCTACCGCATCCTGACCGAGCCCAAGAATGCCCTGACCGTGCAGTACAAGGCGTTGCTCGAGACCGAGGGCGTGGCCATCGACTACACCAAGGAGGCGCTGGAGGAGATTTCGGCCACGGCCGAGAAGATCAACGAGGAGACCGAGAACATCGGCGCGCGCAGGCTCTACACCATCATGGAGAAGATCCTGGCCAACCTGTCGTTCGAGGCCCCGGACAAGTCCGGCAACAAGGTCGTCATCGATCGCGACTACGTCCTGGCCCAACTCGACGAGGTCATCGAGAACCGCGACCTGTCCCGCTATATCCTCTAG
- a CDS encoding 2-hydroxymuconate tautomerase family protein yields the protein MPFVNIRITNEGATTEQKQRLIQGVTDLLADVLGKNPKTTFVIIDEVDTDNWGIGGESVTELRKK from the coding sequence TTGCCGTTCGTCAACATCCGCATCACCAACGAGGGCGCGACCACGGAACAGAAGCAGCGGCTCATACAGGGCGTGACCGACCTTCTGGCCGACGTGCTGGGCAAGAATCCCAAGACCACTTTCGTGATCATCGACGAGGTGGACACCGACAACTGGGGCATCGGCGGCGAGTCCGTGACCGAACTCAGGAAGAAGTGA